One genomic region from Estrella lausannensis encodes:
- the corA gene encoding magnesium/cobalt transporter CorA, which translates to MTSIINKRVKKYGLPPGALVHTGKGKEEKIRLTLIDYDVDTLKIRDNVSLDECLDSMIKPNPTWINISGIHDIQMVEKIGRRLGLHPLLLEDILNSGQRSKVDDYKDALYIVFRQLKWEEGLTEIDDQQVSIVLGSNYLITFLESDSGIFKPILERLKVKNSRMRTRGSDYLAYALADCLVDHYFITLEKMDNRIEYIEGSLVDHPSTNKLKEIQHLKRQISHLRKAIWPTREVVSKLIRMDTPLIRESTKIYLQDVYDHVIQAIDTIENFRDIAAGMVELYMSNINFKMNEVMKILTVMATIFVPLTFITSLYGMNFKHMPELDWEWGYYSLLFIMLFISLAMWRFFKRKGWV; encoded by the coding sequence ATGACCTCAATCATTAACAAAAGAGTAAAAAAGTATGGACTTCCCCCGGGCGCTCTTGTGCATACAGGGAAGGGTAAGGAAGAAAAGATTCGCCTGACTCTCATCGATTATGACGTCGACACTTTGAAAATCCGGGACAATGTCTCTCTCGATGAGTGTTTAGACTCCATGATCAAACCCAATCCTACCTGGATCAACATATCAGGCATCCACGACATCCAGATGGTTGAAAAAATCGGCCGCAGGCTAGGCCTGCATCCGCTTCTTTTAGAGGACATCCTCAACAGCGGGCAGCGCTCGAAAGTCGACGACTACAAGGATGCGCTCTACATTGTTTTCCGTCAGCTGAAATGGGAAGAGGGTTTAACCGAGATAGACGACCAACAGGTCAGCATCGTTTTAGGAAGCAACTATCTCATCACCTTTTTAGAGTCCGACTCCGGCATCTTCAAGCCCATCTTAGAAAGGCTAAAGGTAAAAAACAGCAGGATGAGGACACGGGGAAGCGACTACCTCGCTTATGCCCTCGCTGACTGTCTGGTAGACCACTATTTCATCACATTGGAGAAGATGGATAACAGGATAGAGTATATTGAAGGCTCTCTTGTCGATCATCCCTCTACAAATAAACTGAAAGAAATTCAGCATCTTAAAAGACAGATCAGCCACTTGCGCAAAGCGATCTGGCCAACGCGTGAAGTTGTCAGCAAACTGATCAGGATGGACACTCCGCTGATCCGTGAATCCACCAAAATCTACCTGCAAGACGTTTACGACCACGTCATCCAGGCGATCGACACTATCGAGAATTTTCGGGATATTGCTGCGGGAATGGTTGAGCTTTACATGTCCAATATCAACTTCAAAATGAATGAAGTGATGAAGATCCTCACAGTAATGGCTACCATCTTCGTCCCCCTGACATTTATCACCAGCCTTTATGGGATGAATTTTAAACATATGCCTGAACTGGACTGGGAGTGGGGATATTATTCGCTCCTCTTCATCATGCTATTCATATCGCTAGCTATGTGGAGATTTTTCAAAAGAAAAGGTTGGGTCTAG
- the bshA gene encoding N-acetyl-alpha-D-glucosaminyl L-malate synthase BshA, protein MIESMRIGIVCYPSVGGSGVMATELGHELAKRGHEVHFITYAIPFRLRLQEKNIFFHEVEIDEYDLFQYPDYALTLAVKISEVAEENDLDILHTHYAIPHATSAYLARKILRKKRPKIITTLHGTDITLVGKNPSYSRIVKFSIEESDGVTAVSKDLKAKTQQHFGIEKEIEVIYNFFIPKPEVMGDKSLRGYFASEEEKLIIHASNFRPVKRALDVLRIYCRIKEKIGAKLLLVGSGEALGEVRKEVADKGIERSVHFLGHSREIDRFVAASDLFLLPSEQESFGLVALESMAYGIPVVASKVGGVPEVVEDGKTGFLAPVGAIDEMAEKALKILSDPILYETMSRNGQQRAGELFSPQRIVGEYEAYYRKILDTP, encoded by the coding sequence GTGATTGAAAGTATGCGTATTGGAATTGTTTGCTACCCCTCAGTCGGGGGAAGCGGAGTGATGGCGACGGAGCTGGGGCATGAACTGGCCAAGAGGGGGCATGAGGTGCATTTTATCACCTATGCCATTCCCTTCCGCCTGCGTTTACAGGAAAAAAATATTTTTTTTCATGAGGTGGAGATTGACGAGTATGATCTCTTCCAATATCCCGATTACGCTTTGACCCTGGCGGTCAAAATCAGCGAAGTGGCCGAGGAGAACGATCTCGATATTTTGCACACGCACTATGCCATTCCTCACGCGACCAGCGCTTACCTTGCCAGGAAAATACTCCGTAAGAAAAGACCGAAGATCATTACGACGCTCCATGGCACCGACATCACTTTAGTCGGTAAGAACCCAAGCTATTCGAGGATTGTTAAGTTTAGTATTGAGGAGAGCGATGGGGTGACGGCTGTTTCTAAGGATTTGAAGGCGAAGACACAGCAACACTTCGGGATAGAAAAAGAGATTGAGGTCATCTATAACTTTTTCATTCCGAAGCCAGAGGTGATGGGTGATAAATCCTTGCGCGGCTATTTCGCCAGCGAAGAGGAGAAACTGATCATTCATGCCTCCAACTTCAGGCCCGTCAAGAGAGCGCTTGACGTCCTTCGCATTTACTGCCGCATAAAAGAGAAGATCGGGGCCAAACTGCTTTTGGTAGGAAGCGGGGAGGCGCTTGGTGAGGTGCGCAAAGAGGTTGCTGACAAAGGGATCGAGAGATCGGTGCATTTTCTCGGCCACAGCCGCGAAATCGACCGTTTTGTAGCGGCATCGGATCTCTTTCTTCTGCCAAGCGAGCAGGAGAGCTTTGGCCTTGTCGCGCTGGAGTCCATGGCTTATGGCATCCCCGTGGTTGCCAGTAAGGTAGGGGGCGTTCCTGAGGTAGTCGAGGATGGGAAGACAGGTTTTTTGGCTCCTGTCGGGGCAATTGACGAGATGGCTGAGAAAGCACTTAAAATTTTGAGTGACCCTATCCTCTATGAGACCATGAGCAGAAATGGTCAGCAGAGGGCGGGAGAGCTCTTTTCCCCTCAGCGCATCGTAGGGGAATACGAGGCCTATTATCGAAAGATTTTGGACACTCCTTAA
- a CDS encoding CDP-alcohol phosphatidyltransferase family protein, producing the protein MRNISLLPNIITAFGLACGLFVIFKMSMTPIGGVSVDVLVGIAGILILSAFADLLDGAIARVMKAESEFGGLFDSLADAISFGVAPAVVVLKTLSVEPGTSYSFLITFAAMVFTVCGVLRLIRFNINKNTIQHDDELLAAAKKNFTGLPIPAACGACISANLYLAKWSSLEPEIFTKEATIWVMVFVLTFLGYMMISRFRFPSLKSLHIKVASFKIVFLSILLTLLLFFGILHDFPLTFFAVSWLYLVVSLILYLARLIAGKRAKTLEDFEPAPEEEDVV; encoded by the coding sequence ATGAGAAATATTTCCCTGCTTCCTAATATCATCACTGCCTTTGGACTTGCCTGCGGACTTTTTGTCATTTTTAAGATGAGTATGACGCCGATAGGTGGCGTGTCTGTCGACGTGTTGGTCGGTATTGCGGGGATATTGATCCTGTCCGCTTTCGCGGATCTACTCGATGGAGCTATTGCCCGTGTCATGAAGGCAGAGAGTGAATTTGGCGGGCTTTTTGACTCGCTTGCCGATGCGATCTCTTTTGGTGTGGCTCCTGCTGTCGTTGTACTTAAAACTCTTTCAGTGGAACCGGGAACATCTTACTCATTTTTGATCACCTTTGCAGCGATGGTCTTTACCGTGTGTGGAGTGTTGAGACTGATCCGGTTTAACATCAACAAAAACACGATTCAGCACGACGATGAGCTTTTGGCAGCTGCCAAGAAAAACTTCACCGGACTTCCCATACCGGCAGCCTGCGGCGCTTGCATCTCGGCAAATCTATATCTTGCTAAGTGGAGCTCCCTTGAACCGGAAATTTTTACCAAGGAAGCAACCATCTGGGTGATGGTCTTTGTACTTACGTTTTTAGGCTATATGATGATCAGCCGCTTTCGCTTCCCCAGCTTAAAGTCGCTGCACATCAAGGTGGCTTCTTTCAAGATTGTATTTCTATCCATCCTGCTGACACTTTTGCTCTTTTTCGGCATACTGCATGACTTTCCGCTGACATTTTTCGCCGTGTCGTGGCTCTATCTGGTCGTGTCGCTGATTCTTTATCTGGCACGCCTGATCGCCGGAAAACGCGCTAAAACGCTCGAAGACTTCGAACCGGCTCCGGAAGAGGAGGACGTGGTATAA
- the lexA gene encoding transcriptional repressor LexA — MPSLTEKQKQIFDFIDETVKKTGTAPTFRDISARFGFSSLGTVYSYIHALKKKGYLEESRYSALAVREKKEVRGDLLNLPIIGEIQQGKAPKMYNENLSCPVPRSFVLEEASAYLFLAKGEELRDELIAEGDFIVVQAGVVAEDGDTVFAYVDNVVYIRKFHRDGDLILLQSKKREAAPLFFKEEELQVQGIITALIRQY, encoded by the coding sequence TTGCCCAGTCTGACGGAAAAGCAAAAACAAATTTTTGACTTTATCGACGAGACCGTCAAAAAAACCGGGACTGCCCCGACGTTCCGGGATATCTCGGCCCGGTTTGGATTTTCCTCTTTGGGAACCGTCTATAGCTACATCCATGCCCTGAAGAAGAAGGGGTATCTTGAGGAAAGCCGCTATAGCGCTTTGGCGGTCAGGGAAAAAAAGGAGGTCCGGGGCGATCTGCTAAACCTGCCGATCATCGGTGAAATCCAACAGGGTAAAGCGCCTAAGATGTATAACGAGAACTTAAGCTGCCCGGTGCCGCGTTCATTCGTGCTGGAAGAGGCATCTGCCTATCTATTCTTGGCCAAGGGCGAAGAGCTTAGAGACGAGCTCATAGCGGAGGGCGATTTCATCGTCGTCCAAGCCGGAGTGGTGGCAGAAGACGGCGACACCGTCTTTGCCTACGTCGACAATGTCGTTTATATAAGAAAGTTCCACCGCGATGGGGACCTGATCTTGCTCCAGAGCAAGAAAAGAGAGGCAGCCCCCCTCTTCTTTAAAGAGGAAGAGCTGCAAGTCCAGGGAATCATCACTGCCCTCATCAGGCAGTATTGA
- a CDS encoding phosphatase PAP2 family protein, translating into MRFYLPVFLLALFAPFSVQLDIAASSYFFNPESGHFSSIPLWDFFYNWGTLPALLTAVAALALLAVSLFVASLIRFRKALILVVLTLTLGSGLIVHGLLKDHWSRPRPRQTVLFGGPYPFVPFYVPHFSGTTKAIPDEDLPASAGSKEVLRSFPCGHCTMGFFFFALMFAFRRHEKKSLAALALGLALILGFFLSLSRIAVGGHFLSDTLVSLAIMWLTAALLDHYLFRKHPCPV; encoded by the coding sequence ATGCGATTTTATCTTCCGGTCTTTTTACTTGCTCTCTTCGCGCCTTTCTCTGTCCAGCTAGATATTGCTGCGAGCTCCTATTTTTTTAACCCGGAAAGCGGTCACTTCTCATCAATTCCGCTTTGGGATTTTTTCTACAACTGGGGAACACTGCCTGCGCTTCTCACTGCAGTCGCCGCTTTGGCCCTTCTTGCCGTCTCCCTGTTCGTTGCCTCTCTCATCAGGTTCCGAAAAGCCCTAATCTTAGTTGTACTGACTTTGACCCTCGGATCGGGCCTGATTGTCCACGGCCTGTTGAAAGACCATTGGAGCCGGCCGCGCCCGCGGCAAACGGTCCTTTTCGGCGGTCCCTACCCTTTTGTTCCCTTCTATGTTCCCCATTTCAGCGGTACAACAAAAGCTATACCCGACGAAGATCTTCCGGCGAGCGCCGGCAGCAAAGAGGTGCTCCGTTCCTTTCCCTGCGGCCATTGCACTATGGGATTTTTCTTCTTCGCGCTGATGTTTGCCTTTAGACGGCACGAAAAGAAGAGCCTCGCGGCCTTGGCTCTAGGATTGGCTTTGATTCTGGGGTTTTTCCTTAGTCTTTCAAGGATTGCCGTAGGAGGGCACTTCCTCTCTGACACGCTGGTCTCTTTGGCTATCATGTGGCTGACGGCTGCACTTTTGGATCATTATCTTTTCAGGAAGCACCCTTGCCCAGTCTGA
- the rmuC gene encoding DNA recombination protein RmuC has translation MSSFLLIALAAASLVALYFIFQKRGELALLQRDIGYLKDRLESEEEALREAKRENLSLREAMDELLLRKACLEERVRAAGLLEEELKELRQEAKELASELSATKKALEDEKSFNIEKLKIIEEAKSNLKESFQSLSQEALKLSSESFLQLAEARFEKMQETAKGALQAKEQAIFELVKPIKESLKEVDGTVKEMEKSRVSAYASLTEQVKHLLDAQRKLESETASLVHSLRIPAARGNWGEIQLRRVVEMAGMMEYCDFVEQETVVSDGNRMRPDMLVKLPSDKIVIIDSKAPLQAFLESQEAKTEEEREEKLKAHAKQVKSRISQLSSKSYWEQFDKTPEFVVLFLPGETFFSTALRVDPGLIEQALQEKVILASPTTLIALLKAIAYGWSQEKVAKNAEEIARLGGEMLYRFNTVLNHFDSIRKGLETAVQAYNSTVGSFEQRLLPQARRFHELAPSQAPAVTEIKPVEKHPREVLIRAIEVGQESEVKPIEPAAFLVNDHGAG, from the coding sequence ATGTCTTCTTTCCTGTTGATCGCGCTGGCTGCCGCTAGCTTAGTCGCTCTCTACTTCATATTTCAAAAACGCGGGGAATTAGCCCTTTTGCAAAGAGATATCGGCTATCTGAAGGATAGGCTCGAAAGCGAGGAAGAGGCGCTGCGAGAGGCTAAGCGGGAGAACCTTTCCCTAAGAGAGGCTATGGATGAACTTCTCTTACGCAAAGCGTGCCTGGAAGAAAGAGTGAGGGCTGCGGGATTGCTTGAAGAGGAGTTGAAAGAGCTTCGGCAAGAGGCAAAAGAACTTGCAAGCGAGCTTTCGGCCACCAAAAAGGCGCTTGAAGACGAAAAATCTTTCAATATTGAAAAGCTGAAGATCATCGAAGAGGCGAAATCCAACTTAAAAGAGAGCTTTCAGTCGCTTTCTCAGGAAGCGCTGAAACTGAGCAGCGAAAGTTTTCTTCAGCTTGCCGAAGCGCGCTTTGAAAAAATGCAGGAAACGGCTAAGGGTGCCCTTCAAGCCAAAGAACAGGCCATTTTCGAGCTCGTCAAACCGATCAAAGAGTCGTTGAAAGAGGTGGACGGCACCGTCAAGGAGATGGAAAAATCCCGCGTTTCGGCATACGCCTCCCTCACAGAACAGGTGAAGCACCTTCTAGATGCCCAGAGAAAGCTGGAGTCGGAGACAGCGAGCTTGGTGCACTCCCTCAGAATTCCGGCCGCGAGGGGCAACTGGGGAGAGATTCAGCTGCGTCGGGTAGTCGAAATGGCCGGCATGATGGAATATTGCGATTTTGTCGAGCAGGAAACGGTGGTTTCGGACGGAAACCGCATGCGGCCTGATATGCTGGTTAAGCTTCCGAGCGATAAGATCGTGATCATCGACTCCAAAGCCCCGCTCCAGGCTTTCCTAGAGTCTCAGGAGGCTAAAACAGAAGAGGAGAGGGAAGAGAAGCTCAAAGCCCACGCCAAGCAGGTAAAAAGCCGCATTTCGCAGCTCTCCTCGAAAAGCTACTGGGAGCAATTTGATAAAACACCGGAATTTGTCGTCCTTTTCCTTCCGGGAGAGACCTTCTTCAGCACCGCTCTCCGGGTAGATCCAGGGCTTATAGAGCAGGCGCTTCAAGAAAAGGTAATATTAGCCTCACCCACCACTTTGATCGCCCTTTTGAAAGCGATTGCCTACGGTTGGAGCCAGGAAAAGGTGGCCAAAAACGCCGAAGAGATCGCGCGGCTTGGCGGCGAGATGCTCTATCGCTTCAATACAGTGCTCAATCATTTTGACTCGATCAGGAAGGGACTGGAAACTGCCGTTCAGGCTTATAATAGCACCGTAGGCTCGTTCGAGCAGAGGCTCCTGCCACAGGCGCGCCGGTTTCATGAACTGGCTCCAAGCCAGGCGCCGGCCGTTACCGAGATAAAGCCCGTTGAAAAGCATCCACGTGAAGTGCTTATCAGGGCAATCGAGGTAGGACAGGAGTCAGAGGTAAAGCCGAT